In the Suncus etruscus isolate mSunEtr1 chromosome 20, mSunEtr1.pri.cur, whole genome shotgun sequence genome, one interval contains:
- the RNF222 gene encoding RING finger protein 222, with translation MSEGESKDSSGSECPVCYEKFRDLEGASRTLSCGHVFCHDCLVKYLLSTRVDGQVQRTIVCPICRYVTFLSKKSSRWPSMLDKSSQTLAVPVGLPSAPPQDSGGHTNPVALSQSAWRPSSGQSTQLPLDVLPNMAREPQIFIISRHGMPLGEQDSVLPRRSLAELSDSSPAPSSTRSFCCRSRALLLITLIAVVAVVAAILPWVLLVRKQS, from the coding sequence ATGTCAGAAGGAGAAAGCAAAGACAGCTCGGGCAGTGAGTGCCCCGTATGCTATGAGAAGTTCCGTGACCTTGAAGGTGCCAGCCGGACACTGAGCTGTGGCCATGTCTTCTGTCACGACTGCCTGGTCAAATACCTCCTCTCCACCCGTGTGGATGGGCAAGTCCAGAGGACAATCGTCTGTCCCATCTGCCGCTATGTCACTTTCCTCAGCAAGAAGAGCTCCCGTTGGCCCTCTATGCTGGACAAGAGCTCCCAGACCCTGGCAGTGCCCGTGGGCCTGCCCTCTGCACCACCCCAAGATTCTGGGGGTCATACCAATCCCGTGGCTCTCTCCCAGTCTGCCTGGAGACCATCCTCAGGCCAGAGTACTCAACTGCCCTTGGATGTGCTGCCTAATATGGCCCGGGAGCCCCAGATCTTCATCATCAGCCGCCATGGGATGCCCCTAGGGGAGCAGGACAGTGTCCTGCCCAGGCGTAGTCTTGCAGAGCTCTCGGACTCGTCCCCAGCTCCCAGCTCCACCAGATCCTTCTGCTGCCGTTCCAGGGCCTTACTGCTAATCACCCTCATTGCTGTGGTGGCTGTGGTGGCTGCCATCTTGCCCTGGGTGCTGTTGGTGAGGAAGCAGTCATGA
- the RPL26 gene encoding 60S ribosomal protein L26 — protein sequence MKFNPFVTSDRSKNRKRHFNAPSHVRRKIMSSPLSKELRQKYNVRSMPIRKDDEVQVVRGHYKGQQIGKVVQVYRKKYVIYIERVQREKANGTTVHVGIHPSKVVITRLKLDKDRKKILERKAKSRQVGKEKGKYKEETIEKMQE from the exons ATGAAGTTCAACCCTTTTGTGACTTCTGACCGGAGCAAGAACCGCAAAAGGCATTTCAATGCACCTTCCCACGTTCGCAGGAAGATCATGTCTTCTCCTCTTTCCAAGGAGCTGAGGCAGAAGTACAACGTGCGATCCATGCCCATCCGCAAGGACGATGAGGTCCAG GTGGTGAGAGGCCACTACAAAGGTCAGCAAATTGGCAAAGTGGTCCAGGTTTATAGGAAGAAATACGTCATCTACATTGAAAGAGTCCAGCGGGAGAAAGCAAATGGCACAACTGTCCATGTCGGCATTCACCCCAGTAAG GTGGTTATCACCAGACTAAAGCTGGACAAAGATCGCAAGAAGATTCTTGAGCGCAAGGCCAAGTCTCGACAAGTCGGCAAGGAAAAGGGCAAATACAAAGAAGAAACCATTGAGAAGATGCAGgagtaa